The following are encoded in a window of Methanobrevibacter ruminantium M1 genomic DNA:
- a CDS encoding 4Fe-4S binding protein, translating into MSSIIWYIYEFARKTWIDGFFDAKSKEDIAHKPDRFRDFPNVIKENCIGCGSCTASCPSPNAIKLIRDSDTEDAFGLIYPVINKASCIRCGFCAEVCPSTPKTLECGENHFIREEFNIIPSKRKYIVDDYLCIRCHKCMDACEVGAIEEFDDRVSVNQSKCISCGKCLEACPVKGAMRGVFVNNLEEQKKIINLAVTTLEDYIESKQDDLIQLGTDKLFLDELPFKPIFDKSLNILNDKEVVHEVLEDAINRLKIRIITWDSENCKKCQMCIPDCPTGAISFDYDKDTIVRDKEKCLRCSICYQTCPFGVIKYFLAKFNLDKNDNDEEVIHISVKASQLAERRA; encoded by the coding sequence ATGTCCTCAATTATTTGGTATATTTATGAATTTGCAAGAAAGACTTGGATAGATGGCTTCTTTGATGCAAAATCCAAAGAGGACATAGCCCATAAGCCAGACAGATTCAGAGATTTTCCTAATGTAATCAAGGAAAACTGCATTGGCTGCGGATCATGCACAGCATCCTGTCCATCTCCAAATGCAATCAAATTAATCAGGGATTCAGATACAGAAGACGCCTTTGGCCTAATCTATCCTGTAATCAATAAGGCATCCTGCATAAGATGCGGGTTCTGCGCTGAAGTATGCCCATCCACTCCAAAGACCTTGGAATGCGGAGAGAATCACTTTATCCGTGAAGAGTTCAATATCATTCCATCTAAGAGAAAATACATTGTAGACGATTACCTATGCATAAGATGTCATAAGTGCATGGACGCCTGTGAAGTGGGAGCAATCGAAGAGTTTGATGATAGGGTTTCTGTAAATCAGTCCAAATGCATTTCCTGCGGCAAATGCCTAGAGGCATGTCCTGTTAAAGGTGCTATGAGAGGAGTATTTGTAAATAACCTGGAAGAGCAAAAGAAAATCATCAACCTTGCTGTAACTACTTTAGAGGATTATATAGAATCAAAGCAGGATGATTTGATTCAATTAGGCACTGACAAGCTATTTTTAGATGAATTACCTTTTAAACCTATTTTTGATAAGTCACTGAATATCCTAAATGATAAGGAAGTGGTTCACGAGGTTTTAGAGGATGCAATCAACAGATTGAAAATCAGAATCATAACCTGGGACAGTGAGAACTGTAAAAAGTGTCAAATGTGCATTCCAGACTGTCCTACCGGAGCAATCTCCTTTGATTATGACAAGGACACCATAGTGAGGGATAAGGAAAAGTGCTTAAGGTGCAGCATCTGCTATCAGACCTGTCCGTTTGGAGTAATCAAGTATTTCTTAGCTAAGTTTAATCTAGATAAAAACGATAATGATGAAGAGGTTATTCACATCTCTGTAAAAGCTTCTCAATTAGCGGAAAGGAGGGCTTAA
- a CDS encoding 4Fe-4S binding protein, with protein MVTVNPIPRPLRDVHIEYEIDNEKCINCSDKPCLGVCPIDAVYQDENTKLIKLDEHCFGCVLCSNACPYDAIHIKKTLSEPIRENVPNINKKLCRACGACVNACKSGAIHLKSTGGEEMHSEIDENKCIRCGYCFRACPTDAIKYGEILPKTVKEGKTLCIDHDQCIGCMTCTRICPSKGAINVGKTNKLPFIDPAYCARCEECMHACPTYAIDYVEREEAFESFNKIKTLEIASEILDRDINKISKGITNIDNVLVKLLDDISKDYHFDDFDYENSMDIRDVPRGMEFSDVEIFTCTNCRSIVVNVTEYLNERLNAQLNKDLDVVKVLDLVEFFPPSLGIEVVEENCISCGLCMDVCPTKSISLDGPNPIKIDTDNSCVYCGLCAEACNFEAIKLAEEFFTNRNHEIFFIKRDLRGRRNGTVEINHSACQLCEVCIKNCPVDAMSVEDDMITVNHDECISCRNCEGICPVNAARVSTIWQFL; from the coding sequence ATGGTAACTGTCAACCCTATACCAAGACCATTGCGTGATGTTCATATAGAATATGAGATTGATAATGAAAAGTGCATAAATTGCAGTGATAAACCTTGCTTAGGCGTTTGCCCGATTGATGCAGTCTATCAGGATGAAAACACCAAATTAATCAAGTTAGATGAGCACTGCTTTGGCTGTGTATTATGTAGCAATGCATGCCCTTATGATGCAATTCACATAAAGAAGACCTTATCTGAACCTATCCGTGAAAATGTTCCAAACATTAATAAAAAGCTTTGCAGAGCCTGTGGAGCATGCGTTAACGCATGCAAGTCTGGAGCTATCCATCTCAAGTCCACTGGAGGAGAGGAGATGCACAGTGAAATAGATGAGAATAAGTGTATCCGCTGCGGATATTGTTTCAGGGCTTGCCCAACTGATGCAATCAAGTATGGAGAGATTCTTCCAAAGACAGTTAAGGAAGGTAAGACTCTCTGCATTGACCATGACCAATGCATAGGCTGCATGACCTGTACAAGGATATGCCCTTCCAAGGGAGCTATAAATGTCGGAAAGACCAATAAGCTGCCGTTCATTGACCCTGCCTACTGTGCAAGATGTGAAGAATGTATGCATGCCTGCCCTACATATGCAATAGACTATGTTGAAAGGGAGGAGGCATTTGAGTCATTCAATAAAATCAAGACATTGGAGATAGCATCTGAGATATTGGATAGGGATATAAATAAGATATCCAAAGGCATAACCAATATTGACAATGTTTTGGTGAAGCTCCTTGATGACATCTCTAAGGATTATCATTTCGATGACTTTGACTATGAAAACTCAATGGACATTCGAGACGTTCCAAGGGGAATGGAGTTTTCAGATGTTGAGATATTCACATGCACAAACTGCAGATCCATTGTAGTTAATGTTACAGAATACCTGAACGAGCGTTTGAATGCCCAGTTGAATAAGGATTTGGATGTTGTAAAGGTATTGGACCTTGTGGAATTCTTCCCGCCTTCATTAGGAATTGAAGTGGTGGAGGAAAACTGCATAAGCTGCGGATTATGTATGGATGTATGTCCAACCAAGTCAATAAGCCTTGACGGACCTAATCCAATTAAGATAGATACAGACAATTCATGCGTATACTGCGGATTATGTGCCGAGGCCTGTAATTTTGAGGCAATCAAGCTTGCCGAAGAGTTCTTTACAAACAGAAACCATGAGATATTCTTTATTAAAAGAGACCTTAGGGGAAGAAGAAACGGAACTGTAGAGATAAATCATTCCGCTTGCCAATTATGTGAGGTCTGCATTAAGAACTGTCCGGTTGATGCAATGTCAGTTGAAGATGATATGATAACTGTAAATCATGATGAATGTATTTCCTGCAGAAACTGTGAGGGAATCTGTCCGGTAAATGCAGCTAGAGTCTCTACAATATGGCAGTTCTTATAG